A stretch of the Neofelis nebulosa isolate mNeoNeb1 chromosome 1, mNeoNeb1.pri, whole genome shotgun sequence genome encodes the following:
- the LOC131484476 gene encoding olfactory receptor 2T11-like, protein MEGENETLTTDFILSGLFPNMKYVSILIYIIILIYLAAVTGNIILFFLIWIDMRLHTPMYFLLSQLSFIDLALISSTVPKMMINFFSGRKDITRLACGIQIFFFFTLGGAECILLTLMAYDRYVAVCNPLRYVVIMNHRVCLQMTIVSWIGGILASTAHTFYTMNLPICGSREIHHFFCEMPAIMKISCKDTSTYELVVLVMGIAFIIVPFGLIMASYTFIFLAVLHIKSSHGRNKALATCSSHLTVVSFYLGPCVYMYMTPGFSHTPEQEQAVSVFCTVLTPMLNPLIYSLRNKDVVRAFQKVLRKHPVSKQNT, encoded by the coding sequence atggagggagaaaatgagaCATTAACAACAGATTTTATTCTCTCAGGACTCTTCCCCAATATGAAGTATGTCAGCATCCTTATCTACATTATCATCCTGATCTACCTTGCTGCAGTCACTGGGAATATCATTCTGTTCTTTCTCATATGGATAGACATGAGGCTCCACACTCCAATGTACTTTCTACTCAGCCAGCTGTCTTTCATAGATCTGGCCCTCATCAGCAGCACTGTTCCAAAGATGATGATAAACTTTTTCTCTGGAAGAAAAGACATCACACGTCTTGCCTGTGGAAtccagatatttttcttctttactcttgGGGGTGCTGAATGCATCCTCTTGACCCTTATGGCTTATGACCGATATGTAGCTGTCTGTAACCCTTTGAGATACGTAGTCATTATGAACCACAGGGTCTGTCTGCAAATGACCATAGTGTCTTGGATTGGGGGCATATTAGCTTCCACAGCCCACACATTCTATACCATGAATCTACCTATCTGTGGTTCCAGAGAAATCCACCATTTCTTCTGTGAGATGCCAGCAATCATGAAGATCTCATGCAAAGACACTTCCACCTATGAGCTGGTGGTCTTAGTGATGGGCATTGCTTTTATCATTGTCCCTTTTGGACTTATCATGGCTTCCTACACTTTCATCTTCCTTGCTGTTCTTCATATAAAATCTTCCCATGGCAGGAACAAAGCCTTGGCCACGTGCTCATCTCATCTTACAGTGGTAAGTTTTTATCTAGGACCATGTGTTTATATGTACATGACACCGGGTTTCTCCCACACTCCTGAGCAAGAACAGGCTGTATCTGTATTTTGCACTGTCCTCACACCCATGCTAAATCCACTCATCTACAGCTTGAGAAACAAAGATGTGGTGAGGGCTTTTCAGAAAGTCCTGAGGAAGCATCCAGTCTCTAAACAGAACACATAA